The Coffea arabica cultivar ET-39 chromosome 1e, Coffea Arabica ET-39 HiFi, whole genome shotgun sequence genome has a window encoding:
- the LOC140006955 gene encoding uncharacterized protein, with protein MRALVWNCRGVGSPLTVPQLKEAVLLHFPSLVFLSETKNKKSVLNSVKQKIKFDNLFVVDPVGLAGGLAVLWKEEVKVKQVLFTTFTIELLIVDSDTSLEWWCVCIYASPDASIRKAQWEVINRRRQIWGEAWVVMGDMNDIVSQGEKWGGRDRADNSFNTFRAFINNNELVDIGYEGKPWTWCNRWDNEGEIRECLDRVLGSGSWCNHYRNASCRHLETEASDHCMLLVDTKPATGRRWKKRFVFNKNWIQHKECRVELLRWHKQKGRNSGRVISQTKKEIKELKESNVSGKGVKLVALKRRANNFVLAVEAVEFNACH; from the exons ATGAGAGCTCTGGTGTGGAACTGTCGAGGTGTTGGAagccccttgacagttccccagCTCAAGGAGGCTGTGCTACTCCACTTCCCTTCTTTAGTTTTCCTTtctgaaacaaaaaataaaaaaagtgttCTGAACAGTGTTaagcaaaaaattaaatttgataatCTTTTTGTGGTGGATCCAGTGGGTTTAGCTGGTGGTTTGGCAGTGTTGTGGAAGGAAGAGGTGAAGGTTAAACAGGTCTTATTTACTACTTTCACAATAGAACTGCTGATTGTTGATAGTGATACAAGTTTGGAGTGGTGGTGTGTGTGTATCTATGCTAGTCCAGATGCTAGTATCAGGAAAGCTCAATGGGAGGTGATTAATAGAAGGAGGCAGATATGGGGGGAGGCTTGGGTCGTAATGGGGGATATGAATGACATAGTATCTCAGGGAGAGAAATGGGGTGGTAGGGATAGAGCAGATAATAGTTTTAATACTTTTAGAGCTTTCATAAATAATAATGAGCTGGTGGATATTGGCTATGAAGGGAAACCTTGGACATGGTGTAATAGATGggataatgagggggaaatcAGGGAATGCTTGGATAGAGTGTTAGGATCTGGGAGTTGGTGCAACCATTACAGGAATGCAAGTTGCAGGCATCTGGAGACAGAGGCTTCTGACCATTGTATGTTGCTGGTGGATACTAAACCTGCAACAGGGAGGAGGTGGAAGAAAAGATTTGTGTTTAATAAAAATTGGATTCAACATAAGGAG TGCAGAGTGGAATTATTGAGATGGCATAAGCAGAAGGGGAGAAACTCTGGAAGAGTTATTTCACAAACCAAAAAAGAGATCAAGGAGTTAAAAGAAAGTAATGTTAGTGGGAAAGGGGTGAAGCTAGTAGCTCTGAAGAGAAG GGCAAACAATTTCGTCCTGGCAGTGGAAGCTGTAGAGTTCAATGCATGCCATTGA